The segment taaaaataaggctTTTCGTTTAGTAAGGTCACGAATCCCCCGaacatttagagaaaaacaagaacaattTAAACACATAGAAAGAACAAGAACAATCTGCCCTAAGGCGAAAGAGTTAACTTAGCAAAAAAGGTTTAAAGTGCAAaacctatcttttttttttaaccttccaTAAACCAGCATCAATCTTGTATCCTGATATATTCAAAGGAAAGAGCcttgataaaaggaaaaaaccttaaaaatctTCTTTACCAGAAGTTTACAACACCTGTAGAGTACAGTCAGAGTCAATATTCAATCCTCCGACGAGATTAAAGGAAAACGTTAACATGATTCACATATCCGCTGTAAGCTTCTTTCCATCAATATTGGCGAACGAGCCCTTGAACCCAGCtcgttttccttctttcctggCTTGACTTACAAGTGGCCACAGCTTATTCCGTGCCTCTCTCGCTCGTTGTGTCAGGTCTTCTGTGATTTTGATACCTTTCTGCCTGAGGACTTCAGAATTTTTGGAGTCCAACCAAATGCGATCCCGATGGGTACGTGACAAAAACTGCACAATAATCCGCCGTGGAAACGCGTCTGCATCTCTCTGCCCGAGTCTGTGTGCAACATCAATGGAGGACTGAAGACCATCCCTCAACCCCGGCGAAATTCGAGAGAAAATATCCATAGCGATCAATTTCACATTTTCTCCAGCCTCCTCAGGGACACCAGCGATCTTCAAATTCCATCGTCTTTTGTATGCATCCAGTTCGTCAACTTTTTCCCATAGCTGTTTGTTTTCGGCAATTACAGATGCTACTTGAGCACTCAGCTCGTTAGTTTTAACTTCCACTCTCTCCGTTTTGTCCGTAGCTGAATCAATTTTAATGGCAAGTTCAGATATCAGGGTCGAATTAGAAGTAACCGACCTTTCGATTTCCAGTAACTTCTCCATGAAGATATCTTGCTTTTTTCCTAGCCTCTCGATCGCCTCCAGGATAGCTGCGTTCGAAGGTTCAGAAGTTTGCCGCCGCACTTTCGTAAGAGGGCTGTTGATTGGGGTATCTAAAAGTGGCATACAGTCCATGCTCGCATCGTCTTCGGGAGTAGATTTGGCATAGTCATGCACGCGTTTCACCGCATCCACCATCCTTTCAGAATTTTCTGCGTATGTTTCAAACACCAGCGTGCTTAGGAGACAACTAACGTTACACACGTTCTCttcgacaaaaaaaaatggcaaagatTCACTGTTCCGGCTCAAAAAATGCCACAAAATTATTCAGAATACATATACATTTGCATCAACGACTCCAAACATGAAGGAAGGCAAAATAAGATCAAGTCTTGCACGAAGTTTGATAGAGACAGCAGAAGTGCGACTTATACGGACGACATCTTGGCCGACCCCCCTACCCTATTATTCCTAACCCTCTCTCTATCCTGTACCTAACCTTAACCTTTACCCTAATTATGCAAAACTCTATTCTGTCCTTACCCTACTATCTCCccataaaaaacttttttttacaccagtAGGATCCTCTAATTTTTTAATGAgattttgttagtttttatttattgtactttttaggtacatttatttttatttaattttaatttaaatttgaatctTACATTTATAAGTTTTAATCCTGATTGGTAAAGCCTCGTTATGAGCCAGAACCCAGTAAATGCGCACTGTAGCCCGTGCACCTTAGCCACAAAgtggatttattttaaacataaaatttaaaaacctaaccctaaccctaaaatccaagatttttttttttatcgtttcGGCCTCGATTCGTGACCTTTCCAAAATGGCAGCTCGATTAACGCACTCAGGTCTCTCCAGCCAATCAAATCAACGCTCGAGAGTCGGAACTCGCGGTCAAGCCAGTGACAGGGAGGCGGGGCCTGCTGCAGATCAATCGGGTGGGTTAGTAGTAGGAGAGGGGGAGGGGCATCCCAGCccccgctgtgtgtgtgtgtgtgtgtgtgtgtgtgtgtgtataggaagTGATGTGGTAACTTTTTGAACAGATGAGGATGAGCGCCGGGGAGCACACCGCGGTGTCAGTGCCGGAGAACTCGGGGGAAAAGCCGAGAGCGCTGACAGGCTGAGTGCGGATCTGATTAGCATGTTAGCGCGGAGTTAGCGGGCTGCTAGCGCTGAGCTGAGGGAGCGGTTCGAGCCGCCATGGTGTCCGCGAGCGCCGGCGGCGGCGTGTCGGAGTCGCTGCAGTGGCTGTGTCTGCTCACGCTGTTCGCCGCCTCCGTGGTGACGTTACTCATGTATTTAGTGCAGTATTTCGGTGTTTTCCGGAGCGCAAGCCGGGCCGCGGGGGAGCAGCAGCGGGGGGAGGCGGAGCGGCTGCTGGAGCTGAGGGGCTGGAGGGGCGCGTGGAGGAGAGCCTGGGTCCGAGCCCTGAACCAGAACCAGCACCAGAACCACTGCACTGCACAGGTCTGTCTGTCTAAAGTGGATTAAAGTAAACATCAGGTCTTTAAACCTCTTACACAGAGAgcacagaaataataataataataatacacatatCTCTGGTGTTTATGAGACACACTCAGGTCACATGACTAACCTAGACACTAACAACCTCCAGTACACAGActacactgtgcaaaagtttgtacccTCTACACTTTCTTTTACAGAATCTTCTTCACATTCAGTGTGTTACACCTTTTTAGTGCAGATTACATCTCTGTTTGTTTTACTGTTAACACCTACACATAGTATTTAACTAATACAAGTGAAATCCAGAATACTGACAGACCCGGTGGTGTTTCGATCACTCGCGCTCCTCCGTCTTTTAGGGGCGCGCTAACTTTTGCACTCAGCTGTACAGTTCGGCACGAGGGATCCTGCTGCGTGTGTGATGAATTATCAGAGGTTCGTGCTGAATCAAAGACGTGCGGTGCGTTAGAGCGTTCCTGTGGAGGTCAGAGAAAAAGGAACACACCGATTGGGGAAAGCAGGAACGGTCCAGATGCGCGGGAGTGTTAGTGGAGGGAATGAtgaacactacacacacacacacacacacacacactgagtggtTTACTGTGTTTAATGTGCTCTGTGTAATAATCTGgttataactgtgtgtgtacattgttatgaactttgtgtgtgtgtgtagggagcgATTCAGCTGGTGTTTGAGGAGGATGGTGTTCAGTCGTCAGAGCTCAGCGTGCATCACATCTCCAGCTTCAGAACATCACCTGGACGTAAAGTTAGGCCTGTCACGATAACAAATTTTGCTGGACGATAAATTGTCCAAGAAATTATCGCGATAAACGATAATATTGTTGATCTGAGACCATTTTCATCTACAATAATGATAATGGCATAATAATGCACATACGCCTTTCAAAATTCAAAAACGTTCATTTTTAGACTATTTAACACTGAAaatggaaaacattttaaatatccacaataacaatgaaaaaaacaataaaagcaatGGACTCTCAGTCTCTGTTAACAAAAAATGCACTTgaataaataccaaaaacagtaaataaaatatatgtaaacaAAATTGCActccaaaaaatattaaacaatagGCTCAACATGCATTCCATAACAGGCAAAACTGCCTGTTAGgaactttttaaacaaacaaacaaaaagtctcAAGCCATAtgcaaaaaacttttaaaaaataatttctccagCCAAAAAAGTGAATTGCAGTCTATGTACACCAATGATGAGAGAGATAGTGATTTTATGGCAGATTCCGTGCAAGAAATACCAGCATGTTGACTTTGTGTGGCTTAGGGCAGGATCTCTCAGGAGTAGCAATGTTGCCAGCTGTGCTAAACATTCTCTCAGAGCTGGTGCTTGTAGTACAAATGCACATCTATTTTTGGGCCAACTTGGCCATCAAAGGATATCTTCTTTGATTGTCATGAATTGCCGTTTGTGACACGTATGTTCTCCCAGGCAATTCATACTGGCTGTCAAATGTTTGCAGCATTCGTCGAAATGCCGGCTTTTCGACGATACTAAAGGGCAGCATCTCTTTAGCAATCAAGCGAACTACACTGTCGGTGAGTGCACACCATTTTGCACTGTCCTGTTTGTACTTTGTTTGTCGACTAAATGCCCCAGTTATGGTGCACTGTCGGGAAAACGAAGATGGCCCGGCtgttgtagctttttttttttccatctgggAAAACTGCAACGGATGATTGTGTTTTAggtgcatgtgcatgtttgttGTGTTACCTGTTTTAGTCAATACTGTTTTACAACAAATGCGACATACCGGCTCGCTCAGGTTAAGTGGTTCACCACGATCATTCGGTTTGAATCCGAAGTGCTCCCACACGGCAGCTGTTGCGTTTGGCTTTGAAACCAATTCCATGTCACAACTTGCGTCTCGTCTTTTTGCTCTTCTCTGCAGTCGCCTCAAGCACTCCCGCCTTCCCACACAAAGTCCATGTGACTAACAAGCGCCGCCTCCCCACACAAAAGACAATGCAACTGACAAGGGTTCGCTTCTCCTACGCTAAGGAAACGAGATTTGTCATTTAGTCGCGGATAAAAAACAAGTATGCAAATGAAATTATCGCGGCCGGAAAAATTATcgaggtcatttttttttattgtgcgaTTAATCGATTTATCGACTATCGCGACAGGCCTAGACACACCTGCAGCTCACACCCAGTTACACACAAGTatgtacataaacacacacacacacatggaagtCAGTGTTGTGCAAGTCAgtgttgtatatatatatatagcatgtatctttatacatttggaatctgcttctacattttctgttgcatgtatagaattagttttagctgaaactcatgatcaatggtgttggggtacttacgtagtgataattagtttctgccaaatcactaaaactaacaatagactatgagaggtggttggaaggtgttactctgaatataaacaaactaaatacagcttttttttttctcagaggtaaacagaaaagtgaaggtgttcagctgtttagtgtcactatgcagatgttacactcagtgtagttaccgaaaatctttgatttagttctcattca is part of the Clarias gariepinus isolate MV-2021 ecotype Netherlands chromosome 15, CGAR_prim_01v2, whole genome shotgun sequence genome and harbors:
- the LOC128543480 gene encoding C2 domain-containing protein 2-like; translation: MVSASAGGGVSESLQWLCLLTLFAASVVTLLMYLVQYFGVFRSASRAAGEQQRGEAERLLELRGWRGAWRRAWVRALNQNQHQNHCTAQGAIQLVFEEDGVQSSELSVHHISSFRTSPGRKVRPVTITNFAGR